Proteins found in one Amycolatopsis umgeniensis genomic segment:
- a CDS encoding S1 family peptidase translates to MLISAVAAVLSACPVVSAAPSSAGAAEQSAVNGGDAMYTVSPGPGREPYYCSAGFAILVKGVRYILTAGHCTEHGLDWQGVGPNVDTHFPVTDYGRVRDLSGSGHSRVNLYDGGTQRILRAGTPQVGQPVCKSGMTTKKTCGKVLGLNQTVNFGKGKQVVGTIATDIPIGSGDSGGPLFYAGVGYGVLSGGNSQVSFFQPLRSVLNAYGATLA, encoded by the coding sequence GTGCTGATTTCCGCGGTGGCGGCGGTCTTGTCGGCTTGCCCGGTCGTCTCCGCGGCGCCGTCCTCGGCCGGTGCGGCAGAGCAGTCGGCGGTGAACGGCGGTGATGCGATGTACACGGTCTCGCCGGGCCCCGGCCGTGAACCGTATTACTGCTCAGCGGGGTTCGCGATCCTCGTCAAGGGCGTCCGGTACATCCTCACGGCCGGGCACTGCACCGAACACGGGCTGGACTGGCAAGGTGTCGGTCCCAACGTGGACACCCATTTCCCGGTGACCGACTACGGCCGCGTCCGGGACCTTTCCGGCTCCGGGCACAGCCGGGTCAACCTCTACGACGGCGGCACCCAGCGGATCCTGCGCGCGGGCACCCCGCAGGTGGGGCAACCGGTGTGCAAGAGCGGCATGACCACGAAGAAGACGTGCGGGAAGGTCCTCGGCCTGAACCAGACCGTGAACTTCGGCAAGGGCAAGCAAGTCGTCGGGACGATCGCCACCGACATCCCCATCGGGAGCGGCGATAGCGGCGGCCCGCTGTTCTACGCCGGCGTCGGCTACGGAGTGCTGTCCGGCGGGAACAGCCAAGTCAGCTTCTTCCAGCCGCTGCGTTCCGTGCTTAACGCCTACGGCGCCACCCTCGCCTGA
- a CDS encoding HEAT repeat domain-containing protein, which produces MREHRDSVTAIGDALVARLVELEPTKPEGWSAARIEAREALDHHVHAVVSDPVGPAWLATLAAHPNGMIRAIAVGALGSGHDPAHQPILVRALSDPAANVVQAALEGLTAQSSDEVFDLLVTLLNETDRDRAWLSRGAAQRIAETSDPRRLDVLADALGRVRHGAAHDITRALSRAGDLRVAPVLIEHLRHRRPGRFAAAEVLGNLRVAEAAGPLIDVLRESDGIQALPVVEALGKLEAPDAASAILPLLDHDSSDVREGALLALNRIGGPLATPAALKATDDVHPAVRARAFRVLAKHGDHRALGRLAAACEGWHVHTALTGLVRLADDSVALTVVQVLLTTDERRVRKLAGRILARIGTRYHLPGHDPDPLVRRAIVWIIGQRADPAYIWTLTNALEDEDELVRSRAAAALGRITHDKTIPLLTKALRDTRPRVRANAATALGRTAPTGLRSLLADALVDPHPAVQSAAAAALRATDH; this is translated from the coding sequence ATGCGCGAGCATCGGGATTCGGTCACCGCCATCGGGGACGCCTTGGTGGCGCGGCTGGTCGAACTCGAACCGACCAAGCCGGAGGGCTGGTCGGCGGCACGCATCGAGGCGCGTGAGGCGCTCGACCACCATGTGCACGCGGTCGTGTCCGATCCGGTCGGGCCGGCCTGGCTGGCCACCCTGGCGGCTCATCCGAACGGCATGATCCGCGCCATCGCGGTCGGTGCCCTCGGTTCCGGCCACGATCCCGCCCATCAGCCGATCCTCGTGCGGGCCTTGTCCGACCCTGCCGCCAACGTCGTCCAGGCCGCCCTGGAGGGTCTCACCGCACAGTCCTCGGACGAGGTGTTCGACCTGCTGGTGACGCTGCTGAACGAGACGGATCGCGATCGGGCCTGGCTGAGCCGCGGCGCCGCCCAGCGCATCGCCGAGACCAGCGACCCGAGACGGCTGGACGTCCTGGCCGACGCGCTGGGGCGGGTGCGGCACGGCGCGGCGCACGACATCACCCGCGCACTGAGCCGCGCCGGTGACCTTCGGGTCGCGCCCGTGCTGATCGAGCACCTCCGCCACCGCCGTCCGGGTCGCTTCGCGGCCGCGGAGGTGCTCGGCAACCTGCGGGTCGCCGAGGCGGCCGGCCCGCTCATCGACGTCCTGCGCGAGTCCGACGGCATCCAGGCGCTGCCCGTGGTGGAAGCACTGGGCAAGCTCGAAGCGCCCGACGCCGCGTCGGCGATCTTGCCGCTGCTCGACCATGATTCCTCTGACGTTCGTGAGGGTGCCCTGCTGGCCCTGAACCGGATCGGCGGGCCGTTGGCGACGCCCGCCGCCCTCAAGGCCACCGACGACGTCCACCCTGCCGTCCGCGCGCGGGCCTTCCGCGTCCTGGCCAAGCACGGCGACCACCGCGCTCTCGGCCGGTTGGCCGCCGCCTGCGAAGGCTGGCACGTCCACACCGCCCTCACCGGCCTGGTTCGCTTGGCCGACGACTCGGTCGCGCTCACCGTGGTGCAGGTGCTGCTGACCACCGACGAGCGGCGTGTCCGCAAGCTCGCCGGACGAATCCTCGCCCGCATCGGCACGCGGTACCACCTGCCCGGCCACGATCCCGACCCCCTCGTCCGCCGCGCCATCGTCTGGATCATCGGACAACGAGCCGACCCCGCCTACATCTGGACGCTGACCAACGCGCTCGAGGACGAGGACGAGTTGGTCCGATCCCGCGCCGCCGCGGCGCTCGGACGGATCACCCACGACAAGACGATCCCGCTGTTGACCAAGGCCCTACGCGACACCAGGCCACGCGTCCGGGCCAACGCCGCGACCGCACTGGGCCGAACCGCTCCCACCGGCCTGCGTTCCCTTCTCGCCGACGCTCTGGTCGACCCCCACCCCGCCGTCCAGTCCGCCGCCGCCGCGGCTCTGCGAGCGACCGATCACTGA
- a CDS encoding helix-turn-helix transcriptional regulator, which translates to MGSGELGAFLRARRAQRTPEDAGVLYSGRRKVPGLRREEVAVLAGVNADYYTRLEQGRETHPSPQVLDALCRALDLDPDAREHLYRLAGATPDNTPSPASRTVSPELRQLMDGYPHTPAFVLNHILDVLATNTLADALFSPFRAADNLARMTFLDPEGQQFYARWDWTAQATVANLRVAAGLNPQDPALERLVAELSEGSAHFRALWETHQVRGKTREPKQLVHPDVGPLTLTYQAFDVRSAPGQQLVIYHAEPATPSAHALALLSSLHATTYRTRTATPQSTKDSQ; encoded by the coding sequence ATGGGCAGTGGTGAGCTGGGAGCGTTCCTGCGCGCGCGCCGTGCACAACGGACACCCGAAGACGCGGGCGTGCTCTATTCCGGCCGGCGCAAAGTGCCCGGACTGCGCCGCGAAGAAGTCGCCGTCCTCGCCGGGGTGAACGCCGACTACTACACCCGCCTGGAACAGGGCCGCGAGACCCACCCGTCACCGCAGGTGCTCGACGCCCTGTGCCGCGCGCTGGATCTCGACCCCGACGCCCGCGAGCACCTGTACCGGCTGGCCGGTGCCACACCGGACAACACACCCTCGCCGGCATCCCGGACCGTGAGCCCCGAACTGCGGCAACTCATGGACGGCTATCCGCACACTCCCGCCTTCGTGCTCAACCACATTCTGGACGTACTGGCCACCAACACCCTGGCCGACGCGCTGTTCTCACCATTCCGCGCGGCGGACAACCTCGCCCGCATGACCTTCCTCGACCCCGAGGGACAACAGTTCTACGCCCGCTGGGACTGGACCGCACAGGCCACCGTGGCGAACCTGCGAGTAGCCGCGGGTCTCAACCCGCAAGACCCCGCCCTGGAACGTCTGGTGGCCGAACTCAGCGAGGGCAGCGCGCACTTTCGTGCCTTGTGGGAGACCCACCAGGTGCGCGGCAAGACCCGCGAACCCAAACAGCTCGTACACCCCGATGTCGGCCCGCTCACTCTCACCTACCAGGCCTTCGACGTGCGCAGCGCCCCTGGCCAGCAACTGGTCATCTACCACGCCGAACCCGCCACACCCAGCGCCCACGCCCTCGCGTTGTTGAGCAGCCTCCACGCCACCACGTACCGCACGCGCACGGCGACGCCACAGTCCACGAAGGACAGTCAGTGA
- a CDS encoding SDR family NAD(P)-dependent oxidoreductase produces MPARLDGKVALITGATGGIGHATAELFAREGAGLVVTDISQDTTEKLAARLRATGAEVLAVRLDVTSPENWSEAIELTRRRFGRLDVLVNIAGVVDWPGVEETTKDGWDRVVAVNQTGTWLGMKAAMPLLRASGNASVINTSSVLGLVGSGAAAAYQATKGAVRLLTKTAAVEYATRGVRVNSVHPGVIATPMIQDLLDEQGDRQPDIARTPMRRAGSPAEVASTMLFLAGDESSFVTGTELVVDGGLTAH; encoded by the coding sequence ATGCCCGCACGCCTCGACGGCAAGGTCGCGTTGATCACGGGCGCGACCGGCGGTATCGGTCACGCCACCGCGGAACTGTTCGCCCGTGAAGGAGCAGGCCTGGTCGTCACCGACATCTCCCAGGACACCACGGAAAAGCTCGCCGCACGTCTGCGAGCCACCGGCGCCGAAGTGCTGGCGGTCCGGTTGGACGTCACCTCTCCGGAGAACTGGAGTGAGGCGATCGAACTCACCCGGCGGCGCTTCGGCCGCCTCGACGTCTTGGTCAACATCGCCGGTGTCGTGGACTGGCCCGGTGTCGAGGAGACCACGAAGGATGGCTGGGACCGGGTGGTCGCGGTCAACCAGACCGGAACCTGGCTTGGGATGAAGGCCGCCATGCCCTTGCTGCGCGCCTCCGGCAACGCGTCCGTCATCAACACCTCCTCGGTGCTCGGCCTGGTCGGCAGCGGAGCCGCCGCCGCGTATCAGGCGACCAAGGGAGCGGTGCGGCTGCTGACCAAAACCGCCGCCGTCGAATACGCCACCCGTGGCGTCCGGGTCAACTCCGTGCACCCCGGTGTCATCGCCACCCCGATGATCCAAGACCTGCTCGACGAGCAGGGCGACCGGCAACCCGATATCGCGCGTACCCCGATGCGCCGCGCGGGCAGCCCCGCCGAGGTCGCTTCCACGATGCTCTTCTTGGCAGGCGACGAATCATCGTTCGTCACCGGGACCGAACTCGTCGTCGATGGTGGACTCACCGCGCACTGA
- a CDS encoding dihydrofolate reductase family protein, with the protein MMPVIYSMSVSMDGFIAGPDGDFGWSAPEAEVFRFHVEQTRRLAGYLCGRNLYREMLVWETAEQTMSGEAELEFARLWRPIPKVVFSRTLDTVEGTARLATDDLATEVARLRDRPGDGVVSIGGASLAADAIAEDLIDEYRQFVYPVVLGGGTPYFPPLAESHDLRLVESRKLGSRVVYLRYRRLR; encoded by the coding sequence ATGATGCCGGTGATCTACTCGATGAGCGTTTCGATGGACGGTTTCATCGCGGGACCGGACGGCGACTTCGGCTGGAGCGCTCCCGAAGCGGAGGTGTTCCGCTTCCACGTCGAGCAGACCCGTCGGCTCGCCGGATATCTGTGCGGGCGCAACCTGTACCGGGAAATGCTGGTCTGGGAGACCGCCGAGCAGACCATGTCCGGGGAGGCGGAACTGGAGTTCGCCCGGCTCTGGCGGCCGATCCCGAAAGTGGTGTTCTCGCGGACGCTGGACACGGTGGAGGGCACCGCGCGCCTGGCCACCGACGACCTCGCCACCGAGGTCGCCAGGCTTCGTGACCGGCCGGGTGACGGTGTGGTGTCCATCGGCGGGGCGAGTCTGGCCGCGGACGCCATCGCCGAGGACCTGATCGACGAGTACCGCCAGTTCGTCTACCCGGTCGTCCTCGGCGGCGGCACCCCGTATTTCCCGCCACTGGCCGAATCTCACGACCTGCGGCTGGTCGAGTCCCGGAAACTGGGTTCCCGGGTCGTCTACCTTCGGTACCGACGTCTTCGCTGA
- a CDS encoding DUF6292 family protein, producing METNFGEAALQGLQRYVRGVNEALGLHGDAFYTQSEPTASAYIALERRLPDRPDRDVALLWTERHGWALTVETHAGEDLVVAGYLTAEPLPAPRVVAEFAHGLLSGERSPRPEPPPSYEGEDDLAHRLAAYPKPAFPRRG from the coding sequence ATGGAAACGAACTTCGGCGAAGCGGCCTTACAGGGCCTCCAACGTTATGTGCGCGGCGTGAACGAGGCGCTGGGATTGCACGGTGACGCGTTCTACACCCAATCCGAGCCGACGGCGAGCGCGTACATCGCCTTGGAGCGGCGGCTTCCCGACCGGCCGGACCGCGATGTGGCGTTGCTCTGGACGGAGCGGCACGGGTGGGCGTTGACCGTCGAGACCCACGCCGGCGAGGACCTCGTCGTCGCCGGTTACCTCACCGCGGAGCCGCTTCCGGCGCCCAGGGTGGTGGCCGAGTTCGCCCATGGCCTGCTCTCGGGCGAACGCTCGCCGCGACCCGAACCGCCCCCTTCGTACGAGGGCGAGGACGATCTGGCGCACCGGCTCGCGGCGTATCCGAAGCCCGCCTTCCCCCGGCGCGGGTGA
- a CDS encoding ANTAR domain-containing protein, which produces MDGRRRERLWRLVTERVADRDPDTGWVGVVCAVAVGELDVDGSAVSLRLRDHDQELVAADGPWATSLEELQYTVGEGPGVEAFAVGDPVLVDELAADEQRWPGFADGAAESGVGAAFAFPLGIGALRLGTLDLYRHEPGTLGREGLGDALALATIATTALLTDSNGGDDPHAHWARPDVAGHYDDVNVATGMLATELGISLEDALVRLRAHAFSHRLPVTEVARAVLNRQLRLDAPLE; this is translated from the coding sequence GTGGACGGTCGGCGCCGGGAGCGGTTGTGGCGGCTCGTCACCGAACGCGTGGCGGACCGCGACCCTGACACCGGATGGGTCGGTGTGGTCTGCGCGGTCGCCGTCGGGGAACTCGACGTCGACGGCTCGGCGGTCTCCTTGCGCCTGCGCGATCACGATCAGGAACTGGTGGCCGCGGACGGCCCGTGGGCCACGTCGTTGGAGGAACTCCAGTACACGGTCGGCGAAGGCCCCGGCGTCGAAGCCTTCGCCGTCGGTGATCCCGTGCTGGTCGACGAACTCGCCGCCGACGAACAGCGCTGGCCGGGGTTCGCCGACGGTGCCGCGGAGAGCGGGGTCGGCGCGGCGTTCGCCTTCCCGCTCGGGATCGGCGCGCTCCGGCTCGGCACCCTGGATCTCTACCGCCACGAGCCCGGAACGCTGGGGCGGGAGGGATTGGGCGACGCGCTCGCACTGGCCACCATCGCCACGACGGCGCTGCTCACCGACAGCAACGGCGGGGACGACCCGCACGCGCACTGGGCGCGGCCCGACGTCGCGGGTCACTACGACGACGTGAACGTCGCGACGGGAATGCTGGCCACGGAACTCGGGATCAGCCTCGAAGACGCCTTGGTGCGGTTGCGCGCCCACGCGTTCAGCCACCGGCTCCCGGTGACGGAGGTCGCGCGGGCGGTGCTCAACCGGCAGTTGCGCCTCGATGCGCCGCTGGAGTGA
- the fahA gene encoding fumarylacetoacetase: MTTIDIPAGSLFGIGNLPYGVFSVDGDSPRVGVRVGDSVLDLAAALGDDVFAAPTLNPFMAQGYDRWVAVRERIRELIAGELPDGVVHPVARVTTHLPIEVADYVDFYASEHHASNVGRLFRPDAEPLLPNWKHLPVGYHGRSGTVLVSGTDIVRPSGQRKTPADAAPVFGPSTRLDIEAELGFVVGTGTPLNTPISPDAFSRHVFGAVLLNDWSARDIQAWEYVPLGPHLGKSFATSISPWVVPILALEAARVPLPGQLDPVPLPYLRESKPWGLDIDLVIEWNGEEVSRPPFREMYWSPAQMLAHLTVNGASSRTGDLYGSGTISGPEKHQRGAFLELSWGGKEPLTVKGEERTFLLDGDEVVITGTAPGADGARIGFGEVRGRVLPAK; encoded by the coding sequence ATGACCACGATCGACATCCCCGCAGGCTCCCTGTTCGGGATCGGCAACCTGCCCTACGGCGTGTTCTCCGTCGACGGCGATTCCCCTCGTGTCGGCGTGCGTGTCGGGGACTCGGTTCTCGACCTGGCCGCGGCCCTCGGTGACGACGTCTTCGCCGCGCCGACGCTGAACCCGTTCATGGCGCAGGGATACGACCGCTGGGTGGCGGTCCGCGAGCGGATCCGCGAGCTGATCGCCGGTGAACTCCCCGACGGCGTGGTCCATCCCGTCGCGCGGGTGACCACGCACCTGCCGATCGAGGTCGCGGACTACGTCGACTTCTACGCCTCCGAGCACCACGCCTCGAACGTCGGCAGGCTGTTCCGCCCCGACGCGGAACCGTTGCTGCCCAACTGGAAACACCTCCCGGTCGGCTACCACGGGCGGTCCGGCACGGTCCTGGTCTCCGGCACGGACATCGTGCGCCCGAGCGGTCAGCGCAAGACCCCGGCCGACGCCGCGCCGGTGTTCGGTCCGAGTACGCGGCTGGACATCGAAGCGGAACTGGGTTTCGTCGTCGGCACCGGAACCCCGCTGAACACCCCGATCTCCCCGGATGCCTTCTCCCGCCACGTTTTCGGCGCCGTCCTGCTCAACGACTGGTCGGCCCGCGACATCCAGGCGTGGGAATACGTTCCGCTGGGCCCGCATCTCGGGAAGAGCTTCGCGACCTCGATCTCCCCTTGGGTCGTACCGATCCTGGCGCTGGAGGCCGCGCGGGTCCCGCTGCCCGGCCAGCTGGATCCGGTGCCGCTGCCGTACCTGCGGGAAAGCAAGCCGTGGGGCCTCGACATCGACCTGGTCATCGAGTGGAACGGCGAGGAGGTCAGCCGCCCGCCGTTCCGCGAGATGTACTGGTCGCCCGCCCAGATGCTCGCCCATTTGACGGTCAACGGCGCTTCGTCGCGCACGGGCGACCTGTACGGCTCCGGAACGATCTCCGGACCGGAGAAGCACCAGCGCGGCGCGTTCCTCGAATTGTCGTGGGGTGGCAAGGAACCGCTCACGGTCAAGGGGGAGGAGCGCACCTTCCTGCTGGACGGCGACGAGGTCGTGATCACCGGAACCGCACCCGGCGCGGACGGCGCGCGGATCGGATTCGGCGAGGTGCGGGGCCGAGTGCTGCCCGCGAAGTGA
- a CDS encoding MarR family winged helix-turn-helix transcriptional regulator translates to MEDGETAGLDFWSFVALANRRLAQEYGFRHQLATEVLLTLNRASDLVTYDLEAAVHRPRGRSWSAFRLLFVVWLAGPLEPTSAARLTGMSRAAVSNLVKTLVAERMLHRVPDERDGRSVQLSLTEAGHEEMVSVFREHNEREFGWTNALTETEQRILVMLLGKLITSREEFGTRSRN, encoded by the coding sequence ATGGAAGACGGGGAAACGGCCGGGCTGGACTTCTGGTCGTTCGTGGCGCTGGCGAACCGGCGGCTCGCGCAGGAGTACGGCTTTCGGCATCAGCTGGCGACAGAGGTGCTGCTGACCCTCAACCGTGCCTCGGACCTGGTGACCTACGACCTCGAGGCGGCGGTGCACCGGCCGCGCGGCCGGTCGTGGTCGGCGTTCCGGCTGCTGTTCGTGGTGTGGCTCGCCGGCCCGCTCGAACCGACGAGCGCGGCCCGGCTGACCGGGATGAGCCGCGCGGCGGTGTCGAATCTGGTCAAGACGCTGGTCGCGGAGAGGATGCTCCACCGGGTCCCCGACGAGCGGGACGGCCGTTCGGTGCAGCTGTCGCTGACCGAGGCCGGGCACGAAGAGATGGTCTCGGTCTTCCGAGAGCACAACGAACGCGAGTTCGGCTGGACGAACGCGCTGACCGAGACCGAACAGCGCATCCTCGTGATGCTGCTGGGGAAGCTGATCACGAGCCGCGAGGAGTTCGGCACCCGGAGCCGCAACTAG
- a CDS encoding DUF1989 domain-containing protein, with protein sequence MSRTEVPPGTAKAVRVAAGELVRVIDVDGGQVGDVFAFRDSGSDLAEHHSAAHTRAANDRLFPVVGESFVTDRRRPILTLVEDTSPGEHDMLIPACDPARYAALGAPGHRSCAENLREALAETGLTFTGPTPQPINVFMRIPVGEDGRLSWLTASSRPGDAVTLRAEMDCVVVVSACPQDLVRISAAGLSPLAIETVHNGGSRS encoded by the coding sequence ATGAGCAGAACGGAAGTGCCACCGGGGACCGCCAAGGCCGTCCGGGTGGCCGCGGGAGAGCTGGTGCGGGTGATCGACGTCGACGGCGGCCAGGTCGGCGACGTGTTCGCGTTCCGGGACAGCGGAAGCGACCTGGCCGAGCACCACAGCGCGGCGCACACCCGCGCCGCGAACGACAGGCTGTTCCCTGTCGTCGGCGAGTCCTTCGTGACCGACCGGCGCCGCCCGATCCTGACCCTGGTCGAGGACACCTCCCCCGGCGAGCACGACATGCTCATCCCGGCCTGCGACCCGGCCCGGTACGCCGCCCTGGGGGCGCCCGGTCATCGGTCCTGCGCGGAGAATCTGCGCGAGGCACTTGCCGAGACCGGGCTGACCTTCACCGGCCCGACTCCCCAGCCGATCAACGTCTTCATGCGCATCCCGGTCGGCGAAGACGGGCGGCTGAGCTGGCTGACAGCGTCTTCACGGCCCGGCGACGCGGTGACCCTGCGGGCCGAAATGGACTGCGTCGTCGTGGTCTCCGCCTGTCCCCAGGATCTCGTGCGGATCAGCGCCGCCGGACTCTCCCCGCTCGCCATCGAAACCGTCCACAATGGAGGATCACGATCATGA
- a CDS encoding tRNA-dihydrouridine synthase: MTTTVEHPALAPVTLGDLALRNRYAVAPMTRVSASPDGTPTGEMADYYAEFARGGFGLVISEGTYTDTAASQGYLNQPGLARDEHVAGWRVVTAGVRAAGGRMIAQLMHAGAISQGNPHREHTVGPSAVQPRGEMMPAYGGSGPWPAPRELTTAEIDDIVDGFAAAARRARQAGFDGVEVHAANGYLLDQFLTDYTNQRADSYGGPVSHRIRLTARVVTAVAEAVPELLTGVRLSQTKVNDFTYRWPGGRDDAEVIFAAVAETGADYLHIASEGRNWLETAKLADGGTITALARRVTGLPVIANGGMHDPTQAHEVLTGGHADLLSLGHGALANPDLPARVAAAEPLEEFDRAMVSPTVTVANARRWRESRQA; this comes from the coding sequence ATGACCACCACCGTCGAACACCCCGCGCTCGCCCCGGTCACGCTCGGCGACCTCGCGCTGCGCAACCGCTACGCCGTCGCCCCCATGACCCGGGTCTCGGCCTCGCCCGACGGCACGCCGACCGGCGAAATGGCCGACTACTACGCCGAATTCGCCCGCGGCGGGTTCGGACTGGTGATCAGCGAGGGCACCTACACCGACACCGCGGCCAGCCAGGGATATCTCAACCAGCCGGGCCTCGCCCGCGACGAGCACGTCGCGGGCTGGCGCGTGGTCACCGCCGGAGTCCGCGCGGCGGGCGGGCGGATGATCGCCCAGCTCATGCACGCCGGGGCCATCTCCCAGGGAAATCCGCACCGGGAGCACACCGTCGGCCCTTCGGCCGTCCAGCCTCGCGGGGAGATGATGCCCGCGTACGGCGGTTCCGGACCGTGGCCCGCTCCCCGCGAACTGACCACCGCCGAGATCGACGACATCGTCGACGGTTTCGCCGCCGCGGCCCGGCGCGCCCGTCAGGCCGGTTTCGACGGTGTCGAGGTGCACGCGGCCAACGGCTACCTGCTCGACCAGTTCCTCACCGACTACACCAATCAGCGCGCCGACTCCTACGGCGGCCCGGTCTCGCACCGGATCCGGCTGACCGCCCGCGTCGTGACCGCCGTCGCCGAAGCCGTGCCCGAGCTGCTGACCGGCGTGCGGCTTTCGCAGACGAAGGTCAACGACTTCACCTATCGCTGGCCCGGCGGCCGCGACGACGCCGAGGTGATCTTCGCCGCGGTCGCCGAGACGGGCGCGGACTACCTCCACATCGCCAGCGAGGGCCGGAACTGGCTGGAGACGGCGAAACTGGCCGACGGCGGCACCATCACCGCCCTCGCGCGGCGCGTCACCGGACTGCCGGTGATCGCCAACGGCGGGATGCACGACCCCACCCAGGCGCACGAGGTGCTCACCGGCGGGCACGCCGACCTGCTCTCGCTCGGGCACGGCGCGCTGGCCAACCCCGATCTGCCCGCCCGCGTCGCCGCGGCGGAACCCCTGGAGGAGTTCGACCGGGCGATGGTCTCCCCGACGGTCACGGTGGCGAACGCGCGCCGCTGGCGGGAGAGTCGGCAAGCGTGA
- a CDS encoding polysaccharide deacetylase family protein: MTETSWHGGAAAVATLTFDVDAESPILARGRGYADHLSTMSHQAYGPRVGVPRILGLLDELAVPATFFVPGWVAEQRPGLAAEIVERGHEVAHHSYSHRPPTTMTADGQRADFERGMAVFASQGIEISGHRAAGWESTWDTPALVAEHGLSYDSSLMADDRPYLIETGAGRIAELPVHWSLDDWEQYAFLPAPQIGSVITSPVRVLEMWRAELDAMRRYRCLFNLCLHPFLSGRPGRLEAVRALIEFGLGLGDVRFARCRDVAAAALADPALPAEPLRRLEVDPAVYPD; this comes from the coding sequence GTGACGGAAACGAGCTGGCACGGCGGCGCGGCCGCGGTGGCGACCCTGACCTTCGACGTGGACGCGGAATCCCCGATCCTCGCGCGGGGACGGGGCTACGCCGACCACCTGTCCACCATGTCCCATCAGGCATACGGGCCCCGGGTCGGGGTGCCGCGCATCCTCGGCCTGCTCGACGAACTGGCCGTACCGGCGACGTTCTTCGTACCGGGCTGGGTCGCCGAACAGCGGCCCGGCCTGGCCGCCGAGATCGTGGAACGGGGGCACGAGGTGGCGCACCACTCCTACAGCCACCGGCCGCCGACCACGATGACCGCCGACGGGCAACGGGCCGATTTCGAGCGGGGCATGGCGGTCTTCGCGAGCCAGGGCATCGAAATCAGCGGGCATCGCGCGGCGGGCTGGGAGTCCACTTGGGACACTCCGGCGCTGGTGGCCGAGCACGGGCTGAGCTATGACTCGTCGCTGATGGCCGACGACCGGCCCTACCTGATCGAAACCGGGGCGGGCCGGATCGCCGAACTTCCCGTGCACTGGTCGCTCGACGACTGGGAGCAGTACGCGTTCCTTCCCGCGCCGCAGATCGGATCGGTGATCACCTCTCCCGTGCGGGTACTGGAGATGTGGCGCGCGGAACTGGACGCGATGCGCCGCTACCGATGCCTGTTCAACCTGTGCCTGCACCCGTTCCTCTCGGGCCGCCCGGGACGGCTCGAAGCGGTGCGCGCGCTCATCGAGTTCGGACTCGGCCTCGGCGACGTCCGGTTCGCCCGGTGCCGGGACGTGGCGGCCGCGGCGCTGGCCGATCCGGCCCTGCCCGCGGAACCCTTGCGGCGCCTCGAAGTCGACCCGGCGGTCTACCCTGACTGA